One genomic region from Neospora caninum Liverpool complete genome, chromosome V encodes:
- a CDS encoding GA21186, related, with protein MDPCPAAPLVAISMIRTPLSKAEPANQKVDFTHVVNSIPSTCRTCLFSGKAVTMAKGCLVCVRVRPESVQEISSGGSICVSTQQTGDGSMTLLLTGLREQQYSFRYDFVFDQDATQENVYCCTCLPLVDKLLAGYSASVIAYGQTGAGKSYTMVGDCSSEDFHRGLTDPATRGVIPRIIEALVRRTQTLSRQNSDTVFSIRGSLIEIYNETVRDLLAPGRDHLVIRESTPSTVITDATEVPISSVAQALEVIKAGFANRALGTTLSNDKSSRSHAILQITIQRDSLLECTTKSSQLFLVDLAGSERVSKADTTGERLREAQNINRSLLALGNVISAVPPTGGPRKHIPYRESKLTRLLQHSLGGNSFTVVLLCCSPHSFNVRETLSTLRFGDRAAHLHNKPQSTETLSPALLQKRLVESQTELRFSQARLRACVTQSARQIEAIKMLQKYIPEGVQLSDEDMTLLRKALEGCTPLDSVLGSPASAASPKKLLAIPKNKPKMPPVSPWKAVTTVNQGSPPTPPRKSAAQPGVVSNRPTESATSGQMWCSDNAGSLAPGSDMRLTSEPFSNTAFNVAPSLQAGQHVATGQNSAPPKEKHVLKASKQQRPHSSATGVPALSRQPSPEAVPQLPPKQRPAESPADAVGHNSDGKATNQDPAGTPHKTPDAERIRTAEAGMFDRVRVVRYSFVRCRRLNPTTGPLLKCPLL; from the coding sequence ATGGACCCCTGTCCTGCTGCACCTCTTGTCGCGATTTCGATGATAAGAACTCCTCTTAGCAAGGCAGAACCGGCCAACCAGAAAGTGGACTTTACACACGTGGTGAATTCTATTCCTTCCACTTGCCGAACTTGTTTGTTTTCAGGGAAAGCGGTTACTATGGCCAAAGGATGCTTGGTGTGCGTTAGAGTGCGCCCGGAATCAGTGCAGGAAATTAGCAGCGGGGGAAGTATATGTGTTTCGACGCAGCAAACCGGTGACGGATCGATGACACTCCTTCTAACTGGACTGCGGGAACAACAATACAGCTTTCGATACGACTTTGTCTTCGATCAAGATGCCACCCAAGAAAACGTTTACTGCTGCACGTGCTTGCCCCTAGTTGACAAGCTGTTGGCAGGATATTCCGCCTCAGTCATTGCATACGGGCAGACAGGGGCAGGGAAAAGCTACACTATGGTTGGTGACTGCTCCTCAGAAGACTTCCATCGAGGTCTGACAGACCCAGCGACCCGCGGAGTCATTCCTCGGATCATCGAGGCGCTCGTACGGAGGACACAGACGCTGTCACGGCAAAACAGCGATACCGTATTTTCTATCCGGGGATCCCTCATAGAAATTTATAACGAAACCGTCAGGGATCTTCTCGCTCCTGGAAGAGACCATCTCGTGATTCGGGAGTCTACTCCATCAACTGTAATAACCGATGCAACTGAGGTTCCGATCTCCAGTGTTGCACAAGCGTTGGAAGTGATAAAGGCCGGCTTCGCTAATCGGGCACTCGGCACAACGCTGTCTAATGACAAGTCGTCGAGAAGTCACGCAATTCTTCAGATTACTATCCAAAGAGATAGCCTTCTGGAGTGCACCACGAAGTCTTCGCAGCTATTCTTGGTCGATCTGGCTGGTAGTGAGCGGGTTTCCAAGGCAGACACTACTGGAGAACGactgagagaggcgcaaaaTATCAATCGTTCCTTGTTAGCTCTGGGAAATGTGATAAGCGCTGTACCACCAACAGGAGGGCCTAGGAAGCATATACCGTACAGAGAGTCAAAGCTAACACGCCTGCTGCAACATTCTCTTGGAGGAAACTCCTTTACTGTCGTTCTACTATGCTGCTCGCCCCATTCCTTCAATGTCCGGGAGACTCTGAGCACGCTGCGCTTCGGTGATCGGGCAGCTCATCTTCATAACAAACCGCAGTCTACGGAAACACTGAGCCCGGCTTTACTTCAAAAACGTTTAGTGGAATCCCAAACTGAACTGCGCTTCAGTCAGGCTCGTCTTCGAGCATGTGTGACGCAAAGCGCACGCCAGATTGAAGCAATAAAGATGCTCCAGAAATATATACCGGAAGGCGTCCAGCTGTCAGACGAAGACATGACACTTCTCCGAAAGGCTCTCGAAGGCTGCACCCCTCTTGATTCAGTCTTGGGCTCGCCGGCATCAGCTGCCTCCCCGAAAAAGCTGCTCGCAATCCCGAAGAACAAACCAAAGATGCCACCAGTAAGCCCGTGGAAAGCTGTGACGACAGTCAATCAGGGGTCACCTCCCACTCCACCACGGAAGTCCGCCGCACAACCCGGAGTCGTGTCGAACCGGCCAACGGAATCCGCGACAAGTGGCCAAATGTGGTGCTCTGACAACGCCGGCTCACTCGCGCCAGGCTCTGACATGCGCCTGACCAGTGAACCGTTTTCCAACACCGCATTCAACGTTGCTCCATCTCTTCAAGCCGGACAGCACGTAGCGACAGGGCAGAACTCAGCACCTCCGAAAGAGAAGCATGTACTCAAAGCCTCAAAGCAACAGCGTCCGCATTCGTCAGCGACGGGTGTACCAGCCTTGTCTCGACAGCCATCTCCAGAAGCTGTACCGCAACTCCCACCTAAGCAGAGACCAGCGGAATCGCCTGCAGACGCTGTTGGCCACAACTCAGACGGAAAAGCGACAAACCAGGACCCAGCCGGCACACCACACAAAACGCCAGATGCAGAGCGGATTCGGACCGCAGAAGCAGGTATGTTTGACCGTGTCCGTGTTGTTCGCTACTCATTTGTCAGGTGTCGCCGCCTCAATCCGACCACGGGACCACTTCTCAAATGTCCACTACTTTGA
- a CDS encoding Peroxiredoxin-2E-1, related, with protein MAKVVCRRAATMATFAVLATALLWNFPTGSFSFVIGTKAVGSVPLAPAASSGSMCSSASSGAASVFSSRVLQAASAVGAGSLAFARTKVLSEGDPVPGCVWRVRTAAPNGEKTWADLESDAMFKNKRVVVFSLPGAFTPTCSSRHLPDFEKEYESILSLGVDEVYCLSVNDSFVMNAWASSLNVKNVKMIPDGNGCFTSRMGMLVDKTNLGFGPRSWRYAMVVRDGIIEKLMVEPEKRDDAEDDPFVASDVGSVLKYLREAADVKGA; from the coding sequence ATGGCGAAAGTGGTGTGTCGCCGTGCAGCAACGATGGCAACCTTTGCTGTCCTTGCCACTGCTCTGCTATGGAACTTTCCTACaggttccttctctttcgtcatCGGCACGAAAGCTGTGGGGAGTGTTCCACTTGCCCCAGCAGCATCTTCGGGGAGCATGTGCTCCTCAGCATCCAGCGGTGCGGcaagcgttttctcttcgcgcgtTCTTCAGGCAGCGTCAGCCGTTGGTGCTGGATCTCTGGCCTTCGCACGAACGAAGGTACTCAGTGAAGGAGATCCTGTGCCAGGGTGCGTATGGAGGGTTCGTACTGCGGCACCGAATGGAGAAAAGACGTGGGCAGATCTTGAGTCAGATGCGATGTTCAAGAACAAAAGAGTTGTCGTTTTCAGCCTTCCCGGAGCGTTTACACCGACTTGCTCATCAAGGCATTTACCTGATTTCGAGAAAGAGTACGAATCtatcctttctctcggcgttGATGAGGTTTACTGCCTATCTGTCAACGACTCCTTCGTAATGAACGCCTGGGCGTCCAGCTTAAACGTGAAGAATGTCAAGATGATTCCGGACGGCAATGGGTGCTTCACCTCAAGGATGGGCATGCTGGTGGACAAAACCAATCTCGGGTTCGGACCGCGATCCTGGAGATATGCCATGGTGGTACGTGACGGCATCATTGAGAAGCTGATGGTCGAACCGGAGAAGCGCGATGACGCGGAAGATGATCCCTTCGTTGCGTCGGACGTTGGAAGCGTGCTTAAGTATTTGCGTGAAGCTGCAGATGTGAAAGGCGCATAG